In Rhinolophus ferrumequinum isolate MPI-CBG mRhiFer1 chromosome 18, mRhiFer1_v1.p, whole genome shotgun sequence, a genomic segment contains:
- the LOC117038447 gene encoding LOW QUALITY PROTEIN: zinc finger protein 709-like (The sequence of the model RefSeq protein was modified relative to this genomic sequence to represent the inferred CDS: inserted 2 bases in 1 codon) produces the protein MYEFPCVHDAIKLMRKCGLRDSVAVEDVAVTFTLEELALLDPSQKKFYRDVMWEIFRDLASVGKEFEDYDIEDQYKNQGRKPGSHMEEEICESEESGVKPWEYSMSGRVFMQQSSGERYIKCHTGHNPCEYQKYGEKPYECKKCGIAYIYPSSFQIQERPHTGEKPYECKKCSKAFSCLHYLRRHERTHTRGKPYKCKECGKALCELSSLRAHMITHTGEGPYKCKACEKAFLSPSSFRTHERTHTGEKPYECEQCGKTFRYYKNLKAHERTQEGEKSYKCKECGKAFGCLRHLQRHESIHTRGKPYECKQCRKAYTDQSSLRRHKMTHXGQKPCECEM, from the exons ATGTATGAATTTCCCTGTGTTCATGATGCTATTAAATTAATGAGGAAGTGTGGGCTGAGA GACTCAGTGGCCGTTGAGGATGTAGCTGTGACCTTCACCTTGGAGGAGTTGGCCTTACTGGATCCTTCACAGAAGAAATTCTATAGAGATGTGATGTGGGAAATCTTCAGGGACCTGGCCTCAGTAG GGAAAGAATTTGAAGATTATGACATTGAAGATCAGTACAAAAACCAGGGGAGAAAACCGGG AAGTCATATGGAAGAGGAAATCTGTGAAAGTGAAGAAAGTGGAGTAAAACCATGGGAATACAGTATGAGTGGAAGAGTCTTCATGCAGCAGTCATCTGGTGAGAGGTACATCAAATGTCACACTGGACACAATCCCTGTGAGTATCAGAAATATGGAGAGAAGCCATATGAATGTAAGAAATGTGGGATAGCATACATTTATCCCAGTTCGTTTCAAATACAGGAAAGGcctcacactggagagaaaccctacgAATGTAAAAAATGTAGTAAAGCCTTCAGTTGTCTTCATTATCTTCgaagacatgaaagaactcaTACTAGGGGAAAACCCTacaaatgtaaggaatgtgggaaagccttatGTGAGCTCTCAAGCCTTCGAGCACACATGATCACTCACACTGGAGAAGGACCTTATAAATGTAAGGCATGTGAGAAAGCATTCCTTTCTCCCAGTTCATTTCGAACACATGAAAggactcacactggagagaaaccttatgaatgtgaACAATGTGGTAAAACCTTCAgatattataaaaatttgaaagcacATGAAAGGACTCAAGAAGGAGAGAAATCCtataaatgtaaggaatgtggaaaagcaTTTGGTTGTCTCAGACATCTTCAAAGACACGAAAGTATCCATACTAGAGGgaagccctatgaatgtaagcAATGTAGGAAAGCCTACACAGATCAGAGTTCCTTACGAAGACACAAAATGACTCA AGGACAGAAACCCTGTGAATGTGAAATGTAG